In Marivivens aquimaris, one genomic interval encodes:
- a CDS encoding transaldolase family protein yields MSLHVLEKLAATNPDCEIWWDSSPLVYESWKQKVLSSAPAEKAADWDEQLTRLFDTAAVESEGKMGFGGVTTNPPLALQAIQNDPDYWADVIRRLAAENPDDDVEAIYWKTYLEVVSKSAEMLLPVHIASGGKNGYLSGQVDPRFVTDYDRMLAQGLQLASLGVNVMVKIPGSAEGYRVIEELTALGISTNNTTSFTVPQYVACMNAVSRGLDRARVAGIDLSKWRSVITHMSSRLGNIGDLKAQAELRGITVTDEDILHGEMAVLKRAYHMGKRNGHPSKMLQCSMRVTDEGEGGSASSWHISKIAGGDFVYTCPPSYIAALMQAEDRLPEFDANAINEEPPVEVIEKLRQLPYFRQAYDLDGMTPEEFSRFGAFAATATEFAAATRKTVDFVARALESARQQAA; encoded by the coding sequence ATGTCTCTGCACGTACTCGAAAAGCTCGCAGCCACCAATCCGGACTGCGAAATCTGGTGGGATAGCTCGCCACTGGTTTACGAAAGCTGGAAGCAGAAAGTCCTGAGTTCTGCTCCGGCTGAAAAGGCCGCCGATTGGGACGAACAGCTCACAAGGCTGTTCGATACGGCGGCCGTCGAGAGCGAGGGGAAGATGGGGTTCGGTGGTGTCACCACCAACCCGCCTCTCGCTCTCCAGGCTATCCAGAACGATCCGGACTACTGGGCTGACGTCATCCGTCGTCTGGCAGCCGAAAACCCCGATGATGATGTCGAGGCGATCTACTGGAAGACCTACCTCGAGGTGGTCAGCAAGTCGGCAGAGATGCTGCTGCCGGTCCATATCGCGTCGGGTGGCAAGAACGGCTACCTCTCGGGGCAGGTCGATCCGCGCTTCGTCACGGACTACGACCGGATGCTGGCACAGGGGCTCCAGCTTGCAAGCCTCGGCGTCAACGTCATGGTCAAGATCCCCGGCAGCGCCGAAGGCTACCGCGTGATCGAGGAACTGACCGCGCTGGGTATCTCGACCAACAACACGACCTCGTTCACCGTGCCGCAATATGTGGCATGCATGAACGCCGTCAGCCGCGGTCTCGACCGTGCGCGTGTTGCGGGCATCGACCTGTCAAAGTGGCGTTCGGTCATCACCCACATGTCGTCCCGTCTGGGCAACATCGGTGATCTGAAGGCCCAAGCCGAACTGCGCGGGATCACCGTCACCGACGAGGATATCCTGCACGGCGAGATGGCAGTGCTCAAGCGCGCCTACCACATGGGCAAAAGGAACGGTCATCCGTCCAAGATGCTCCAGTGTTCGATGCGCGTCACCGACGAAGGCGAGGGCGGTTCTGCCTCCTCGTGGCACATCTCCAAGATCGCAGGCGGCGATTTCGTCTACACCTGTCCGCCCAGCTACATCGCGGCGCTCATGCAGGCCGAAGACCGTCTGCCGGAGTTCGACGCGAACGCGATCAACGAAGAGCCGCCCGTCGAGGTGATCGAGAAGCTGCGACAGCTTCCGTACTTCCGTCAGGCCTACGACCTCGACGGGATGACACCCGAAGAGTTCAGCCGCTTCGGAGCCTTCGCCGCCACTGCCACCGAATTCGCCGCCGCGACCCGCAAGACGGTCGATTTCGTGGCCCGTGCGCTGGAAAGCGCCCGTCAACAAGCCGCCTGA
- a CDS encoding alpha/beta fold hydrolase produces the protein MAEAILVPQVGQDLTEAKVTELHVKLGDTVKKGDLVAVVESEKASFEVEAFSEGTVISLPWQVGDTAIVLEPLMHLGQPGEVVEAAAAPAKVEEPSPVVAEAVPPISAAATSTVTLSEQVVPSTATTGGAVNPARRASPVARRMAEGRGLDISQMLGSGPAGAVVLKDVEGVAGQAIASGGPIELRTLQSGQGTPVVFLHGFGADLSSWRPLVARLGIGLPLLALDLPCHGASRDIPAGDFADLVAAVGQALRSVHGGVHLVGHSLGAAVAVALTERGDLDVRSLTLLAPAGLGASIDGDFVEGFLSSTSEAALGAWMCRLVSDPASLAPVLVRATHAAREEAGLVQAQRRIASGLFEASTQLFSVRAALKRYSGPCTVIAGRDDAIVPLREIEAALPSQVALHRLNGVGHLPQIEAAELVQTLIARTIRSAG, from the coding sequence ATGGCAGAAGCAATCCTTGTTCCGCAGGTCGGACAAGACCTGACCGAAGCCAAAGTGACCGAGCTGCACGTCAAGCTCGGTGACACGGTCAAGAAAGGCGACCTTGTTGCGGTCGTCGAATCCGAAAAGGCTTCGTTCGAAGTCGAAGCGTTCAGCGAAGGCACCGTCATCAGCCTGCCGTGGCAGGTTGGCGATACGGCCATCGTGCTTGAACCGCTCATGCACCTTGGCCAACCCGGAGAGGTGGTGGAAGCCGCCGCCGCTCCGGCCAAGGTCGAAGAACCCTCACCTGTAGTCGCAGAGGCGGTGCCTCCCATTTCCGCCGCTGCTACGTCGACCGTTACTCTCTCAGAACAGGTCGTCCCATCCACTGCGACTACAGGTGGTGCGGTCAATCCGGCGCGTCGGGCATCGCCCGTTGCGCGCCGGATGGCCGAAGGACGTGGTCTCGACATCTCCCAGATGCTCGGATCGGGTCCTGCGGGCGCAGTCGTTCTCAAGGACGTCGAGGGGGTGGCTGGTCAGGCCATCGCCTCTGGCGGTCCGATCGAACTGCGCACGCTCCAATCGGGGCAGGGCACGCCGGTCGTGTTCCTCCACGGCTTCGGCGCGGACTTGTCCTCGTGGCGTCCGTTGGTGGCCCGCCTCGGTATCGGATTACCGCTGCTGGCGCTCGATCTGCCCTGCCACGGCGCATCGCGAGACATTCCGGCGGGTGACTTCGCCGATCTGGTCGCGGCTGTCGGTCAGGCACTTCGCAGCGTTCACGGCGGCGTTCACCTCGTCGGTCACTCACTGGGCGCAGCGGTGGCTGTCGCGCTCACCGAACGCGGTGATCTGGACGTCCGTTCGCTGACGCTTCTGGCCCCTGCGGGTCTGGGCGCATCCATCGACGGCGACTTTGTCGAAGGCTTCCTGTCCTCGACATCCGAAGCCGCGCTCGGTGCGTGGATGTGCCGTCTGGTCTCCGATCCTGCCAGCCTCGCGCCGGTGCTGGTCCGTGCGACCCATGCCGCCCGCGAAGAAGCGGGTCTCGTTCAGGCACAGCGCCGCATCGCGAGCGGCCTGTTCGAAGCGTCGACCCAGCTGTTCTCGGTGAGAGCAGCGCTCAAACGGTACAGTGGCCCATGTACCGTCATCGCAGGTCGCGACGATGCCATCGTGCCGCTGCGCGAGATCGAGGCGGCGCTGCCGTCGCAGGTCGCGCTGCACAGGCTGAACGGCGTCGGCCACCTGCCACAGATCGAGGCTGCCGAGCTGGTGCAGACCTTGATCGCCCGGACCATCCGATCTGCGGGATGA
- the lpdA gene encoding dihydrolipoyl dehydrogenase, with amino-acid sequence MSRYDVLVVGAGPGGYVAAIRARQLGLSVGLIERAHLGGICLNWGCIPTKTMLKGTDVLRDANMAERFGLAPLSAAIDPERLVGRSKEISTQLSAGVAFLLKKNGVDLIWGAARLEGGGAVTVSDSGVSGPRGALGAGRYEADHIILATGAKPRVIPGLEPDGNLVWTYMEALRPTSVPASLIVVGSGAIGLEFASIYAAMGTQVTVVELAPQILPNEDAELADLMSKAMQKRGIKIMTGVSVTSLQRNGNVVATLSDGQTLTADRLLSAVGVVPNAAGLGLEELGIDMSAGAVKTTGAGRTSVQGVYAIGDIAGPPMLAHKASHDGIACVEAIARGETHAAHSPIPSCIYAHPQLASVGMTEAQAVAAGRKVKVGRFSMRGNGKALVLNEPDGLIKCVFDAEKDILLGAQVIGAEASELIHGLTIAVTLSATAAQLKSVVFPHPTLSEALHEAVLAAGEGAIHA; translated from the coding sequence ATGAGCCGTTATGATGTTCTGGTCGTCGGTGCAGGTCCGGGCGGTTATGTGGCCGCGATCCGCGCGCGTCAGCTTGGCCTCAGTGTGGGCCTGATTGAGCGGGCTCACTTGGGCGGCATCTGCCTCAATTGGGGCTGCATCCCGACGAAAACGATGCTCAAGGGCACGGACGTCCTGCGTGATGCGAATATGGCTGAACGTTTCGGTCTTGCGCCGCTCTCCGCCGCAATCGACCCTGAGCGTCTGGTCGGTCGCTCCAAAGAGATCAGCACGCAGCTCTCCGCCGGTGTGGCTTTCCTGCTGAAGAAAAACGGCGTCGACCTGATCTGGGGCGCTGCGCGGCTCGAAGGTGGCGGGGCTGTGACCGTGAGCGACAGCGGTGTTTCCGGTCCGCGTGGTGCCTTGGGCGCGGGCCGATACGAGGCCGACCACATCATCCTCGCCACCGGTGCGAAGCCTCGCGTCATTCCGGGGCTGGAGCCTGACGGCAACCTCGTCTGGACCTACATGGAGGCGCTGCGCCCGACATCGGTGCCTGCCTCGCTGATCGTCGTCGGCTCCGGTGCCATCGGGCTGGAATTCGCTTCGATCTACGCCGCGATGGGCACGCAGGTGACGGTGGTCGAGCTTGCCCCGCAAATCCTGCCGAACGAGGATGCCGAGCTTGCGGACCTCATGTCCAAGGCCATGCAAAAACGCGGCATCAAAATCATGACCGGCGTCTCGGTCACGAGCCTCCAGCGGAACGGCAATGTCGTCGCCACGCTGTCCGACGGTCAGACCCTGACGGCCGACCGCTTGCTCAGCGCCGTTGGTGTGGTTCCGAATGCCGCCGGATTAGGCCTTGAGGAGCTGGGGATCGACATGTCCGCTGGAGCGGTCAAAACCACCGGCGCGGGCCGTACCTCTGTTCAAGGGGTCTATGCTATCGGTGATATCGCCGGTCCGCCCATGCTGGCTCACAAAGCGTCCCACGACGGGATCGCTTGCGTCGAAGCCATCGCGCGTGGCGAAACCCACGCCGCCCATTCGCCGATCCCCAGCTGCATTTACGCCCATCCGCAGCTTGCCTCCGTCGGTATGACTGAAGCGCAGGCTGTCGCCGCCGGTCGCAAAGTCAAAGTGGGCCGTTTCTCCATGCGCGGCAACGGCAAGGCGCTGGTACTGAACGAACCCGACGGCCTCATCAAATGCGTTTTCGACGCTGAGAAGGACATTCTGCTCGGCGCTCAGGTCATCGGTGCCGAAGCGAGCGAATTGATTCATGGCCTCACCATCGCAGTGACGCTCAGTGCAACGGCGGCGCAGCTGAAGTCAGTCGTCTTCCCGCATCCGACTTTGTCCGAAGCCCTGCACGAAGCCGTTCTGGCGGCAGGAGAAGGAGCCATCCATGCCTGA
- the gph gene encoding phosphoglycolate phosphatase (PGP is an essential enzyme in the glycolate salvage pathway in higher organisms (photorespiration in plants). Phosphoglycolate results from the oxidase activity of RubisCO in the Calvin cycle when concentrations of carbon dioxide are low relative to oxygen. This enzyme is a member of the Haloacid Dehalogenase (HAD) superfamily of aspartate-nucleophile hydrolase enzymes (PF00702).) — MPERVRGTVIFDLDGTLVDSAPDLADALDTLLTERGLAPIGLEHTRSLIGHGIAELVRKGLEARGNYLAPEEQALATQQFVKHYTAHLSRKSQPYPGAAETLAALRHAGWRLVVCTNKREASARGLLEDLGLLQAFALVAGPDTFGVAKPDPKHLLSCLPESNPASKPAIMIGDSEVDVAAAKAAKLPIIAADWGYAKMPLAELRPDALVSSLSEVPDAVERLIG, encoded by the coding sequence ATGCCTGAGCGCGTACGCGGAACAGTGATCTTCGATCTCGACGGCACGCTCGTCGACAGCGCCCCGGATCTAGCCGATGCGCTGGACACGCTGCTGACCGAAAGGGGCCTCGCGCCCATCGGGCTTGAACATACGCGCAGCCTCATCGGGCATGGCATCGCGGAACTAGTTCGCAAAGGGCTGGAGGCGCGGGGCAACTACCTCGCGCCCGAAGAGCAGGCGCTTGCCACGCAGCAGTTCGTCAAGCACTACACCGCGCACCTGTCACGCAAGAGCCAGCCTTATCCTGGAGCCGCTGAAACGCTCGCCGCTCTGCGTCATGCGGGGTGGCGGCTTGTGGTTTGCACCAACAAGCGCGAAGCGAGTGCGCGGGGACTGCTTGAGGATCTGGGCTTGTTGCAGGCTTTCGCCTTGGTCGCGGGGCCGGACACATTCGGCGTGGCCAAGCCCGACCCGAAACACCTGCTCAGCTGCTTGCCTGAAAGCAATCCCGCTTCGAAGCCCGCAATCATGATCGGCGACTCCGAGGTTGATGTCGCCGCCGCTAAGGCCGCGAAACTCCCCATCATTGCCGCCGATTGGGGCTACGCAAAGATGCCGCTTGCAGAACTTCGTCCCGACGCGCTGGTCTCCAGCCTGTCCGAGGTGCCCGACGCGGTCGAGCGCCTGATCGGTTAG
- the cysG gene encoding siroheme synthase CysG produces the protein MQSFPMFIKMTGRKVVIVGGGEQAAQKTRLMLKTEAAIIVAAHELDDELTGLLAKGRISHFDGAIKAELFADTAMVLIGTGCPAIDASIHAIAKAAGALVNVVDQPHLCDATTPSIVDRDPVVVAIGTEGTAPVLGRRIKTQIEQMLDPQIGTFAALAGRLRGAVAHRIPRENRREFWRWTFNDAPWTTFKRGAQREAAEMLKTAVAEGEYAAAKGSICLVGAGPGARDLLTLRAVERLQEADVIFYDRLVDPEVLELARRDAERVYVGKVVGAHALPQDRINQLIVAEALKGRRVVRLKSGDPTIFGRMTEELDAAREAGIETEVVPGITAATAAAAQMQVSLTERNKYDSVTFATGAFAEDADPRDLLRHIKSGTRVVFYMCVASAEKLANSIIEEGLADRVGVTIASDVSSPRAEFIETSVGDLVETLQTASISGKALLIISPDTDLAMAKPVGKILRSV, from the coding sequence ATGCAGTCCTTCCCGATGTTCATCAAAATGACAGGCCGGAAGGTCGTCATTGTCGGTGGCGGCGAACAGGCAGCACAGAAAACGCGCCTGATGCTGAAGACGGAAGCCGCGATCATCGTCGCGGCTCACGAATTGGACGACGAACTGACGGGGCTGCTGGCCAAGGGCCGCATCAGCCACTTTGACGGCGCAATCAAGGCGGAGCTGTTCGCGGACACCGCGATGGTCCTGATCGGCACGGGCTGCCCCGCGATCGACGCCTCGATCCACGCCATTGCCAAGGCCGCTGGCGCATTGGTCAACGTGGTCGACCAGCCGCACCTGTGCGATGCCACCACTCCGTCGATTGTGGACCGCGATCCGGTCGTGGTCGCCATCGGCACCGAAGGCACCGCGCCCGTGCTGGGCCGCCGCATCAAGACCCAGATCGAGCAGATGCTGGACCCGCAGATCGGTACGTTCGCCGCGCTTGCGGGCCGTCTGCGCGGCGCTGTCGCCCACCGCATCCCGCGCGAAAACCGCCGCGAATTCTGGCGCTGGACTTTCAACGACGCGCCTTGGACCACGTTCAAACGCGGTGCGCAGCGCGAAGCGGCGGAGATGCTGAAAACCGCTGTGGCAGAAGGCGAATATGCAGCCGCTAAAGGCTCGATCTGCCTTGTAGGTGCTGGCCCCGGTGCGCGCGATCTGCTGACCCTCCGCGCCGTTGAGCGCCTTCAGGAAGCGGACGTCATTTTCTATGACCGCCTCGTCGATCCGGAGGTTCTGGAGCTTGCCCGCCGCGATGCGGAGCGTGTCTATGTCGGCAAGGTCGTCGGTGCGCACGCCCTGCCCCAAGACCGCATCAACCAGCTGATCGTTGCCGAGGCGCTGAAAGGCCGCCGCGTCGTGCGTCTGAAGTCCGGCGATCCGACCATTTTCGGACGCATGACCGAGGAACTGGACGCCGCCCGCGAGGCTGGCATCGAGACCGAAGTCGTCCCCGGCATCACCGCCGCGACCGCTGCCGCGGCCCAGATGCAGGTGAGCCTGACCGAGCGGAACAAGTACGACTCCGTCACCTTTGCAACCGGAGCCTTCGCCGAAGACGCAGACCCGCGCGACCTGCTCCGCCATATCAAATCAGGCACCCGCGTGGTGTTCTACATGTGCGTGGCGAGCGCCGAGAAGCTTGCGAATTCGATTATCGAAGAGGGCCTCGCCGACCGCGTCGGCGTCACCATCGCTAGTGACGTGTCCTCCCCGCGTGCAGAGTTCATCGAGACCTCGGTGGGTGACCTCGTTGAGACTCTGCAAACCGCCTCGATCAGCGGCAAAGCCCTGCTGATCATCTCGCCCGACACCGACCTCGCCATGGCAAAGCCTGTCGGCAAAATCCTGCGGTCGGTCTAA
- a CDS encoding nitrate reductase, with protein MKDLGLGKTVRTTCAYCGVGCGVLATTSPIGEVTVTGDPEHPANYGRLCSKGSALADTLSSRGRLVSPEIGGVKTDWDTALELVAKRFQKTIAEHGPDSVAFYVSGQLLTEDYYVANKLMKGFIGSANIDTNSRLCMASSVAGHRRAFGTDTVPGNYEDLEQADLVVLTGSNLAWCHPVLYQRLLAAKTANPAMKVVNIDPRRTATSDIADLHLQIEVGADVTLFNRLLLAIVDGGHVDHDYVAAHVNGFDAAVTAARQEAQAELGIPDEDLQAFLDLWTGTRKVVTVYSQGVNQSSSGSDKVNAIINCHLATGRIGHVGMGPFSVTGQPNAMGGREVGGLANMLACHLDLENADHRDAVQDFWHAPAMPDKAGLKAVDMFDAVADGRIKAIWIMCTNPVVSMPEADKVRAALESCEFVVVSDMYGDTDTALTADVLLPATGWSEKDGTVTNSDRTISRQRGFIAPVGQAKHDWDIISEVGRRMGWESAFAYTAPEDIFREYAALSSLGSKFGKDFDISAWDIDYDGMSPTRWGQERYFGNGGFYHADGRAKMLPVQYTAPKSAATDAFPLRMNSGRVRDHWHTMTRTGQAARLSQHLAEPFIEIHPATAERLGIKPAHLVEVTSPHGTATVRALITDRVRRRDVFVPIHWTGQYSSAGRVDALVAGHTDPVSGQPESKATCVDAQPFAADFYAFAVSTTEPQPDCAYWAKARVDAGWRMELAGAKPADWEAFAISLFGKGDVTSVIDDARGIARIAVSRNGRLLGALFAGPEPVAVSRSHLASLLGEAPGAVLAGRPGADQPDAGPIICSCFSVGVNTILTAMEKDGLMTVEAIGKALSAGTNCGSCKPEIAQLIARTAIREAAE; from the coding sequence ATGAAAGACCTCGGGCTTGGTAAAACCGTTCGGACCACTTGCGCCTATTGCGGCGTAGGTTGCGGTGTCCTTGCGACCACAAGCCCGATTGGTGAAGTCACCGTGACGGGCGATCCCGAGCATCCGGCCAACTACGGTCGGCTCTGCTCCAAGGGGTCGGCCCTCGCGGATACGCTAAGCAGCCGCGGCCGCTTGGTCAGCCCCGAAATCGGCGGCGTGAAAACCGACTGGGATACCGCGCTGGAACTTGTCGCCAAGCGGTTCCAGAAAACCATCGCAGAGCACGGCCCCGATAGCGTGGCGTTCTACGTCTCGGGCCAGCTGCTGACCGAAGATTACTATGTCGCCAACAAGCTGATGAAGGGTTTCATCGGCTCGGCAAACATCGACACGAATTCCCGCCTGTGTATGGCGTCCTCCGTCGCGGGCCATCGCCGCGCGTTCGGCACGGACACCGTTCCGGGCAATTACGAGGATCTCGAACAGGCCGATCTGGTGGTGCTGACGGGGTCCAACCTCGCATGGTGCCATCCGGTGCTCTATCAGCGCCTGCTCGCCGCCAAGACCGCGAACCCTGCGATGAAAGTCGTGAACATCGACCCGCGCCGCACCGCGACTTCGGACATCGCGGACCTGCATTTGCAGATCGAGGTCGGCGCAGACGTCACGCTATTCAACCGCCTTCTGCTGGCGATCGTGGACGGCGGTCATGTGGACCACGACTACGTCGCCGCCCACGTCAACGGCTTCGATGCCGCCGTCACTGCTGCCCGCCAAGAGGCGCAGGCGGAGCTCGGCATTCCGGACGAAGACCTGCAAGCATTCCTCGACCTGTGGACAGGTACCCGCAAGGTCGTCACCGTCTACAGCCAAGGCGTGAACCAATCGAGCAGCGGTTCCGACAAGGTCAACGCAATCATCAACTGTCACCTCGCCACGGGCCGGATCGGCCATGTCGGCATGGGACCGTTCAGCGTCACCGGCCAGCCCAACGCCATGGGCGGGCGCGAGGTCGGCGGTCTGGCGAATATGCTCGCCTGTCACCTCGATCTGGAGAACGCGGACCACCGCGACGCCGTGCAGGACTTCTGGCACGCCCCTGCGATGCCGGACAAAGCGGGCCTGAAGGCAGTCGACATGTTCGACGCCGTGGCCGATGGCCGGATCAAGGCGATCTGGATCATGTGCACCAACCCCGTGGTCTCCATGCCCGAGGCCGACAAGGTCCGCGCCGCCCTCGAGAGCTGCGAATTCGTCGTGGTCTCGGACATGTACGGCGACACGGATACCGCGCTAACCGCCGATGTCCTCCTCCCCGCGACGGGGTGGAGCGAAAAGGACGGCACCGTCACCAATTCCGACCGCACGATCAGCCGCCAGCGGGGCTTCATCGCGCCTGTCGGTCAGGCGAAACACGACTGGGACATCATCTCCGAAGTCGGTCGCCGCATGGGCTGGGAAAGCGCGTTCGCCTACACCGCGCCGGAGGACATCTTCCGCGAATATGCCGCGCTGTCGTCGCTTGGCAGTAAGTTCGGCAAGGACTTCGACATCTCGGCTTGGGACATCGACTATGACGGCATGAGCCCGACCCGCTGGGGACAGGAACGCTACTTCGGCAATGGCGGGTTCTACCACGCCGATGGCCGCGCCAAGATGCTGCCCGTCCAATACACCGCACCGAAAAGCGCCGCGACCGATGCCTTCCCGCTGCGCATGAACTCGGGCCGCGTGCGTGACCACTGGCATACCATGACCCGCACGGGTCAGGCGGCGCGTCTGTCGCAGCACCTTGCCGAGCCGTTCATCGAAATCCACCCCGCCACGGCAGAGCGTCTGGGCATCAAACCCGCGCATCTGGTCGAGGTCACATCCCCCCACGGCACCGCCACTGTCCGCGCGCTCATCACCGACCGCGTGCGCCGCCGCGATGTGTTCGTGCCCATCCACTGGACGGGGCAGTATTCCTCTGCCGGACGCGTCGATGCGCTGGTAGCGGGCCATACCGACCCCGTGTCGGGCCAGCCCGAAAGCAAGGCGACCTGCGTGGACGCGCAGCCCTTCGCCGCCGATTTTTACGCATTTGCCGTATCGACCACCGAGCCGCAGCCCGACTGCGCCTATTGGGCCAAAGCCCGCGTAGACGCAGGTTGGCGCATGGAACTGGCGGGCGCGAAGCCTGCGGACTGGGAAGCCTTTGCCATCTCGCTTTTCGGCAAGGGCGACGTCACCAGCGTGATCGACGATGCGCGCGGCATTGCCCGCATCGCCGTCTCCCGCAACGGCAGGCTGCTGGGCGCTCTGTTCGCCGGCCCCGAACCGGTCGCGGTGTCGCGCAGCCACCTCGCCTCGCTTTTGGGCGAAGCACCGGGTGCCGTGCTTGCCGGTCGTCCCGGAGCCGACCAACCCGACGCGGGCCCGATCATCTGCTCGTGTTTCTCGGTCGGTGTGAATACTATCTTGACCGCGATGGAGAAGGACGGCCTGATGACCGTCGAAGCCATCGGCAAAGCGCTCTCCGCAGGGACCAACTGCGGGTCCTGCAAACCCGAAATCGCCCAACTGATCGCCCGCACAGCGATCCGCGAAGCCGCCGAATAA
- the nirD gene encoding nitrite reductase small subunit NirD — MTQWIDIAALVDIPRQGARVVKTAQGCVAVFRTLDDHVFALEDRCPHKGGPLSEGIVHGHKVTCPLHNWVFDMNTGEAQGADEGQVGTYAAKVEAGRIYLDATQLMARSAA, encoded by the coding sequence ATGACCCAGTGGATCGATATCGCCGCACTCGTCGACATCCCGCGCCAAGGTGCGCGGGTCGTCAAAACGGCTCAGGGCTGCGTCGCAGTGTTCCGCACGCTCGATGACCATGTGTTCGCGCTCGAAGACCGCTGCCCCCACAAGGGCGGCCCCCTCTCCGAAGGCATCGTCCATGGCCACAAGGTCACCTGCCCGCTGCACAACTGGGTGTTCGACATGAACACCGGCGAAGCGCAGGGCGCCGACGAAGGTCAGGTCGGCACCTACGCGGCCAAAGTCGAAGCGGGCCGCATCTATCTGGACGCAACCCAACTGATGGCACGGAGCGCAGCATGA